The stretch of DNA tgactgttctaAAAGTCATCTGCAAAACcattgctattcaaaacaactctcaatggccctgctccatgtgtcccatcccccagctcagacttgtgggggtgaggacatcttatatatatatttttctaatatttcctggacaccaagttctggaccccattactaATTCCTATTTGGGGaaccccctggctgcaccctgttacaaatacatttgaataaattacatataaaaatgttgatGGTCATTCTATTATGGATGTTTATGTTCTTCTTTGTGCTCTTctgtatttgttatatttttaaaaagcacttttttaAACCAAGAATTTACTGTGCAATGCATTTGGAAGGTTTTCCTTATTTATACTCAAATTGACTAGCCTTGCTGGACCCCTTTCCTTTCCACACTAAGAGACCAGCGGTTTCTCTACTCTGGGAACCAGCTCTCACCCCTATTCTCCCTGGAGCCTCTGCTTGTtaccttctttttgttgttgttgttgttctttaacTCACAAATGGTCTCATTGTTCCTGGAACAGCTTGGCCACCAGGGGCTCTGGACTGGGCCTTAAACCTGGCAATTACTGTGGCTACTGGTCCAGGAATATCTCCTGAAAATCAAGTGGGTAGGGTGAACCTCATGTCTTGTTGCTGATAATGAGTATTTATGATATGTGTGTTTAGGGCTCTCCTGGGCCATTAACCCCTTAAAGGCCAGCTCGGTGTGACTGGCCTTACCATTTTCACAACAAAGAGGCACTCACTAAAGTTTTAAACCAATTGTAACATTATAATATGCATGTTGCATTGGTCTTCCTGAAACCAGTCACCAGCACAGCCGGCATATTGTGAGCGCACAGTAGTGCACTGAATTCACTCACAGTAGTGAGTGAATGCATTGGTGAACTAATTACAaggtcattttaaatgaaaagatgatTTAAGTGAAAAATTTCAGGAGGCAAACAACATGGGATAGTTTCTTGAAAacctgtcatttttttccttaactgcTAAAAGTGTTTCCATGAGGAAAGTTTTCAGGGTTAACAAGCAGGAATAGCTAGTGGTAACAGGTAAACCAAGTTTGGGTGACAACTGCCAGCTCGTTATCTTGATAAGAGAGTGCGGTTGTGTGCAACATGTAAAATGGCAGCATCCGCCAAAGGAGGCAGGCCTGAGGGACTGGGCAGTCTGGCTCCATGGCCCTCAGAGACAGAAGtcagggctgggaaggagagaagggaattAGACTGGTTCAAGGCTTCTGGCCTGGAGATCAAGGTACTTTTTGCCATTAACAGAGATAAGAAAAGTAAGTTTTGGGTGCAAGATGAGTTTGGACCCAAATATGCCTCGGAATTCTGGTGCCCCTAGTTATTAAACAGGGGTTGTACTAACTTTCTGAAGAAATGAGATAACAGGTAAAAAGCACTTTGAAATTTGAAAACTGGAAAGAACTAGACAATTATTGGATGATAATgataatctttattattattttaattatgtttagatACATTCTGCCAGCAGTTAGAAGAAACACTTGAAGTGACTTTTGGGATCCAAATGAAGGAATGAGACAGCTGAGGAAGTAGGCATGGATGGAGAAATAGAGGGACCAGCCAGTCTTTAAAACTTTAGAATGGGGAAAAACAGGGTCTATCAAAGGAGTGGTGAGAACTCCAGGAGGAGGTTAGTACAGAGTGGTGAAAACCAAGACTATGCAGAACTTTTAGAAGCTGGAAATGTTTAGTGGTGTCAAATGCTGCAGAGAAGCTGAGCAAGAAGAAGAATGATTAAACTTCCACAGAAGTTGGAAAATTTTGGCAAATGGTTTCAATAGGGGGTAGATGTTGAACTCagactttgtatattttggaggggtgttttttttaagattttatttttatttatttttagaggggaaaggagggagaaagagagggaaggaaacatcaatgtgtggctgcctctcacatgccccccactggggaggtggggggcaacccaggcatgtgccctagactgggaatcaaaccggtgacctcctgattcacaggctggcgctcaaccacTGAACcattccagccagggcaaggagggGTGTTTATTAAGGATTTAGATCTGGTTCCCCATCCCACCACCTTCATCCTTATCTTTGCTCTAAGCCCATAAACTTGCTCACatctttctcatctgaaaaaccaaacaaaacccttGCTACCAtcctatctctctcttccttcaaaGGCAAGTTTCCTGCAAAGGTTAGTCCAattaactctcttctttccttacTTCCTATTCCTTCTTGAATCAGGTTTCTGCCCTTATAACTCCACAGTGAATGTCATCACTTGAGCTTCGAGTGAACAAGACAAACTggccctttctttcctccttttgctGGTCCTCCCTGAGCCATTTGACCTGAGGGCCATTCTGGGCGCATCTCTCCTCTTTGCCATTTATCTCAGCTCGTCCTGAGCTCCCTTTACTATCTCCCTGTGGCTCTCATCTCCTAAATGTCAGAATCCCTGGGTTAATTCTGTACTCTGCTCTTTTCACTCTGTGTGCTTGCCAGGGGTGACCTCATCTGTGATCAGGACGTCAATTACCAGGGGCTTATTGAAAATTCACATGCCTTTAGCTCCTGTTCATACTTCTCTTCTAAATTCTAGATCCATATCACATGCCAAACGTCCCCTAGACACCTCCACTTAAACGTCTCTCAGCAACCTTGGAGTCAGCCTTGCCCtaacataatttttatgttttcagccAAACTTCTCCTGGATTCTTTGTGAATATCATCACCATCCAAGATCCCAGcctctttcccccatttcttGTCAGTTGTTGACTTCAGCAAGATGAATTTTTGTTCACTAGAATCTCATGGCAGCTGAGGGGTGGAGACTGGCTCAGCAGGGCTGCTGTCCCAAAGAGATGCAGTGGTCTGGGGGGCTAAGTACTGTAGGGAGGACTGCGTGGTAGGAATGGCACCTACTAGGGAGCTGGCCCAGTGGCGGCAGGGTGGTTACAGGTGATGCTTCCAATCTTGGGTAAACTTAGCTGAGTATCACCAAGTGCTGAGGTGCTTTGGGTTTTTGAAGATAAAGGAACAGAGTGTTCCTGTGTCTGAACAGACCTGAACAGAGACAGCTCAGTGAGgaatagggagagagagaaacccaacACAGTGAGATTCAGAAGTGGGAGGGCCAAGTGTACACAGGTCTCTCAAGGGTAAGGAGGAGCCTTGTGAGTTCGGGTTATACATGTCCCATTTGCAGGCTCTACAGTCCCTCTGCAATGTCTGCTACGGGATCCTTTCCTCAGTAATCTCCAGGCTACTGCCTAACCCCCAAGTCTTGTCCAAAAAGCAAACCTTATTAAGCCATCGGCTCTTTTAACTTTTGGACATCAAGTTGAAAATTCTTTAGCTCCTCACACACATCAGGACATGGTCCCTATGCTTTCTGGCCCCATGTCTTGCTACTGCCCACACATTCATCTTGCTTTCACATTCAGACCTTTAAATGCATCAGGCCTTTATACTCAGTGATTGGAATGTCTGTCCCACCCTTTCCTCCCCAACCGGATTCATTCTGCCATGTCTACTTTTCTTTCAATATTCAGTTTGAGTACCATTTCCCAGAAGCCTTGTACACCCCAGTCTGATTTTCTCTGGGCTATTGTGGCATCCTTCATACAACATGAAAATACTGTTTACTGCATCTCACTGTAATCAGGAACCTGCCTCTCCTCCCTAGTAGACTGGGCCCTTTACAAAGGCAGATCTTGGTCTCTCTGGCTTTCCATCCCCTTCATTCAGCTCATGAACAGCACTTGATATtcctaaatgaatgaataaaacattatcaACCATGAAAGTTTTAAGGTTTAAGCAGTAGACCATTTAACCTATaaaccttttaatatttaaacagcAGGCCATTAGTTGTGTCATTTCACATGCTAACCATGCATCTCATTCCTGAAGATGAGTGCATGCAGTGTTGCTGGCCTGTTTACCAGTGGAAAAATCTGACCATTCAAGAATGCATTTCCAGGAATTATCGGCCCACAGACGGATCTCAGGCAGCCTGTTATTATCTGCAGAACCCACCAGGCCAGCATCCTTCTCTCGACCTTGACATACGTGATACCGATAGCCACTAAAAGAGGTGGGAAGGTAGACATATTTATGGTCATCTCTTTTGTCTTTAGGTTGAGTGCatggggttttattttggtttaggTGGGTGTATtttgtgtgtgcacgtgcgcaAGGGATAGGAAGGTGGCATTGTGTGTACACTTCAGAGATGGCTTTTCTGACCTCCTTCACTAGGGGACATTCgtctccccaccctctctgagCACCTTATTCTCTCCCTCTGCACCCCTCGCAGCTTTACTTGCATTCGTGTCATTAGTACTTGTCTACCCGCTAGCTCGTAAACTGTACGAGGGTAGGAATTCCTGTTCACCCCTGCAATCCCCCTGCCGGCGGGATGCCTACGGCATCACAGCTATTCCACAAAGACTTTCCCGGGGAGCGCTTCTGGGCGGGACTGGGTGGACCCCGGCCCGCGTGAACACCCCGCCCACCAACGGCGAggcgcggcggggcggggcggggcagggcgcaGCGGGCGCTCTCGCGGGGACATTGCTCCGGCTCGCGTGGGCGCGGCCCGGGAGGGGGAGTCGGGAGGGGACGGCGCGGTGCGAGGCTGCAGCCTGGCCAATGGTCGCCGGCCAGGCGGGGCTCGCGGCCGACCGCCCGGGCGCGCGCGCGGGGCTGGGCGTGCCCACGGGTGACGCGCCGGGCCGCGCAGGCCAATgggcgcggggcgggcgggcCTGTAGGCCCGGGGCTTCAGGACGCGGCCCGGAGGCCTGCGGGGCAGACTGACGTGGGGCTGCGGCGCAGGAGGCACGCGGCGGGGATGGCGCTGGCGCGGGCCTGGAAGCAAATGTCCTGGTTCTACTACCAGTACCTGCTGGTCACGTCGCTCTacatgctggagccctgggagcGGACCGTGTTCAGTATCCTGACCGGCGCGCGGATGCcggggccgggtggggggcgCGGGGGCAGAGGGGGCATCCCCGGGGCGCAGGGCCTGGGGGGCGGTGGGCGGCCCCGCGGAACCCGCGCGCGCGCCGGGACTCGCTTCTCCGCTGCAGCCACGCGGGGCAGAGGTCTGGGGGCCGAGGGCGGCATTCCCGCgggggcctggggttggggggcgaGAACTCTTGAGATCCCTGGTCGTCCGAGAGCCCCTTGGCCCAAGGGAGAAGCGTCTTTGTTGCTGGAAGAAATCCCCTAGGGCGATGTCCAACCTGGCTTGCCCTCGCCTGCGCTTCAGCCGTGCCTGCCTTTGGTTCGGTCCCCAGTTCctgtgggaggcagggacagTGAAAGTGGAAAAAATCGCTCACGGCTGGGACGGCTTTGACCTTTAACTGCCCCTGATTTAACTGGCACTGGCCCCAATTAGAAATGCTAACCAGTTTTCTAGCTTTTTAATTAGGTTGTGCCTAATACAGTTTTTGAAAGCAGTTCGTTATTGTACCTCTTTGGTCTTCAAACTGGGTAgtttaaaaagtgtgttt from Phyllostomus discolor isolate MPI-MPIP mPhyDis1 chromosome 1, mPhyDis1.pri.v3, whole genome shotgun sequence encodes:
- the SPTSSA gene encoding serine palmitoyltransferase small subunit A; this translates as MALARAWKQMSWFYYQYLLVTSLYMLEPWERTVFNSMLVSIVGMALYTGYVFMPQHIMAILHYFEIVQ